A DNA window from Paralichthys olivaceus isolate ysfri-2021 chromosome 11, ASM2471397v2, whole genome shotgun sequence contains the following coding sequences:
- the ppp1r13l gene encoding relA-associated inhibitor produces MSSQAGFGSSMLFQTINDDLNASLATADELSQEFNSLMKEASSSNDNRTSGPQATITVTRERPQSNSSITSSNGRSSSPQYSQSSTSFHPVISSNNNIPSSPVFSNSSVSSNRQARSSVPRSDSYSYSPQSPKHSPHSPRRDSPNRYDRSPRGSISYERSPSPSHAASPVDQSSLSSSLHSSSKLLSPYDSSSMGRRSPRLDRSPSPLSFSPASSTMPRNFGYRQPEEGVQRQKSPSKWNETDLDKSYERKPHHTYDKTEWLRPSVPNSSWRESNLDGPPPAPSLKKDPRSQSHQFSQNSLPRNTRISVPPDVLSPVHSPYFSQPIISRISIPPTNTETRERKPIPLSVIMRLQNPHWGGMSSPPPRVVGGEVDMTPYQPAPPFPREFFRQPVPQPPAQLRQPAIYSDVLNPGDIDAELEKLEYIHHMPAIQENASMPGVEQGVVPAPRPLSPTRLQPVVAHEAQIQVMPDLEMVLRIRAEIPRALKRRGSVDQSQPQMRASHYQPNQYKNLIDKLFRKKKQRQRGEQGSGTSSSSEEEEGATPPAHFPQASTVIPHDFRSYHSILRRSSRERKKIGHRARLSPLVLLLDGALVGELETVQRAVQEMNDPSQPNDEGITALHNAICGGHYNVVDFLVRFGANVSAPDSHGWTPLHCAASCNDRPLCEFLVRNGAAVMAMTESDGAIASQKCDPYAVGFDECESFLKGVEEAMGVENSGVLYALWSYPAQAADELSFRDGDMVTILQKPEGPGWWWASLCGREGFVPYNYFGLFPKVRPKSLC; encoded by the exons ATGAGTTCCCAGGCAGGCTTTGGAAGCAGTATGCTGT TCCAGACCATAAACGATGACCTGAATGCATCGCTGGCCACGGCCGACGAGTTGTCACAAGAGTTTAACTCCCTGATGAAGGAGGCCTCCTCCAGCAACGACAACAGAACGTCTGGCcctcag GCCACCATCACAGTCACCAGAGAGAGGCCTCAGTCCAACAGCTCCAtcaccagcagtaatggcagaTCCAGCTCTCCACAATATTCCCAGAGCTCAACATCTTTCCATCCTGTCATCTCCAGCAATAATAACATACCATCCTCCCCCGTCTTCTCCAACAGTTCAGTCTCATCCAACAGGCAGGCCCGCTCGTCAGTCCCTCGTTCTGACAGCTACTCGTACAGCCCACAGAGCCCCAAACATTCCCCTCACAGCCCGAGGCGTGACTCCCCCAATCGTTACGACAGGAGTCCGCGAGGGTCGATCAGTTACGAAAGGAGCCCCTCGCCGAGCCACGCAGCCTCTCCTGTAGACCAGTCATCACTCTCCAGCTcactccactcctcctccaAGCTGTTGAGCCCTTACGACAGCAGCTCGATGGGCCGCAGGTCACCTCGGCTGGACAGAAgcccctctcctctgtccttcagTCCAGCGTCCAGCACAATGCCGCGAAATTTTGGCTATAGGCAACCTG AGGAGGGAGTGCAGCGACAGAAGAGTCCCAGCAAGTGGAACGAGACAGATCTGGACAAGTCCTATGAGAGAAAACCCCACCACACCTATGACA AGACAGAGTGGCTGCGGCCGTCTGTGCcaaacagcagctggagagagTCCAACCTCGATGgccctcctccagctccaagCCTCAAAAAG GATCCACGTTCTCAATCACACCAGTTTTCCCAGAATTCTCTTCCCCGTAACACCCGTATATCAGTACCTCCAGATGTGTTGTCCCCTGTCCACTCCCCTTACTTCTCTCAGCCCATCATCTCCCGTATCTCTATACCCCCGACAAACACAGAGACCCGAGAGCGCAAAcccatccctctctccgtcATCATGCGTCTCCAGAACCCCCACTGGGGAGGGATGTCATCCCCACCCCCCAGGGTTGTCGGAGGAGAAGTGGACATGACACCTTACCAACCAGCTCCACCCTTCCCGAGGGAGTTCTTCCGACAACCTGTGCCTCAACCACCAGCTCAGCTTAGACAACCGGCCATATACAGCGATG TGCTGAACCCTGGTGATATAGACGCAGAGTTAGAGAAGCTGGAGTACATTCATCACATGCCTGCGATCCAGGAGAATGCCAGCATGCCAGGGGTTGAGCAGGGCGTGGTGCCGGCCCCGCGGCCCCTGAGCCCCACCAGGCTGCAGCCAGTGGTGGCCCATGAGGCCCAAATCCAGGTGATGCCTGACCTGGAGATGGTTCTCCGTATTCGGGCAGAAATCCCCCGCGCGCTGAAGAGACGGGGCTCCGTGGACCAGTCGCAGCCCCAGATGAGGGCTTCGCATTACCAGCCGAACCAATACAAAAACCTCATCGACAAACTGTTTCGCAAGAAGAAACAGCGCCAGAGGGGGGAGCAGGGCAGCGGgaccagcagctcctcagaagaagaggaaggcgCTACACCTCCTGCACATTTTCCTCAGGCATCCACTGTGATTCCTCATGACTTCAGA AGCTACCATTCCATTTTGCGACGTTCCAGTCGGGAGCGTAAAAAGATTGGCCATCGAGCTCGGCTCAGTCCGCTGGTCCTGCTGCTGGATGGAGCTCTGGTCGGAGAACTGGAAACGGTGCAGAGAGCAGTGcaggag ATGAATGACCCCAGCCAGCCAAATGATGAAGGCATCACTGCCCTGCACAATGCAATCTGTGGAGGTCACTATAATGTGGTGGACTTCCTGGTTCGCTTCGGAGCCAATGTGAGTGCACCGGACAGCCATGGATG GACTCCACTGCACTGTGCAGCTTCTTGTAACGATCGTCCTCTGTGTGAGTTTTTGGTGAGGAACGGAGCGGCGGTCATGGCCATGACGGAGAGCGACGGTGCTATCGCCTCCCAGAAGTGTGATCCTTATGCTGTTGGGTTTGACGAGTGTGAAAGCTTCCTGAAAG GTGTGGAGGAGGCCATGGGGGTGGAGAACAGCGGGGTGCTGTACGCTCTGTGGAGCTACCCGGCTCAGGCAGCTGATGAGCTGAGCTTCAGAGACGGAGACATGGTTACGATCCTGCAGAAACCTGAGGGGCCGGGCTGGTGGTGGGCATCGCTGTGTGGCCGGGAGGGATTTGTTCCATACAACTACTTTGGG CTTTTTCCAAAGGTGCGGCCAAAGTCTCTGTGCTGA